The proteins below are encoded in one region of Cytobacillus sp. IB215665:
- a CDS encoding YlaI family protein produces the protein MKVKCVLCDQINTIDDDSMQAKRLRNRPIHTYMCDACYVRIEEKTNMRLATGNFHLYRDKKTEDEW, from the coding sequence ATGAAAGTGAAATGTGTCCTTTGTGACCAGATAAATACAATTGATGATGATTCAATGCAGGCAAAACGCCTTAGAAACAGACCAATTCATACATATATGTGTGATGCTTGTTATGTTCGTATAGAAGAAAAAACAAACATGAGGCTTGCTACTGGGAATTTTCATCTATACCGTGACAAAAAAACAGAGGACGAGTGGTAG
- a CDS encoding pyridoxamine 5'-phosphate oxidase family protein: protein MANQVELKLIEPLFMALQKERFVTIATVDHESGGPIVSAISWVFAPDEKRIYFAVDNRSRMLENMSQNSLVVMNVIANESTYAISGHASVKENKIEGIPLKLARVEIQISEVRDVMFYGSKITKEPKYEKTYDEKAAAKLDKQVMDALKK from the coding sequence ATGGCAAATCAAGTTGAACTAAAGCTAATTGAGCCTTTGTTTATGGCATTACAGAAGGAACGTTTCGTGACTATCGCCACAGTAGATCATGAAAGTGGAGGTCCTATTGTAAGCGCTATTTCATGGGTTTTTGCCCCAGATGAAAAACGCATTTATTTTGCGGTAGATAATAGGTCAAGAATGTTGGAAAATATGAGCCAAAATTCACTCGTTGTTATGAATGTCATTGCCAATGAATCAACGTATGCTATTTCAGGGCATGCTTCTGTAAAGGAAAATAAAATAGAAGGTATACCACTAAAGCTTGCACGAGTAGAGATTCAAATTTCTGAAGTTCGAGATGTTATGTTTTATGGTTCAAAAATTACAAAGGAACCTAAGTATGAAAAAACCTATGATGAAAAAGCAGCTGCAAAACTAGATAAACAAGTAATGGATGCTTTGAAAAAGTAG
- a CDS encoding YhcN/YlaJ family sporulation lipoprotein has translation MTNKLLITIVIALFTLIGCTINQQTNDNQNSPEMINVKNTTNETKEIKNGQEAAKHLVDLASSIPNVNDATAVVLGEFAVVGIDVNSQLDRSKVSTIKYSVAESLKKDPYGANAIVIADPDTNVRLKQMAADIRNGHPIKGIMDELAAIVNRVMPEVPNDLIETNRKIDPTKKPNRELNDKDKQELEKEQIEESEEQQN, from the coding sequence ATGACAAACAAACTACTCATAACTATTGTTATCGCATTATTCACATTAATAGGCTGTACCATAAATCAACAAACAAATGATAATCAGAATTCACCTGAAATGATAAATGTTAAAAATACAACAAACGAAACGAAGGAAATAAAAAATGGGCAGGAAGCGGCTAAACATTTAGTGGATTTAGCTAGTAGCATACCTAATGTTAATGATGCAACAGCTGTTGTATTAGGTGAATTCGCTGTTGTAGGAATCGATGTCAATTCACAATTAGATAGGTCCAAAGTTAGTACGATTAAGTACTCAGTCGCTGAAAGCTTAAAAAAAGACCCTTACGGTGCAAATGCCATTGTAATTGCAGATCCAGATACGAACGTTAGGTTAAAACAAATGGCAGCAGATATAAGGAATGGTCACCCTATTAAAGGAATTATGGATGAACTAGCTGCAATCGTTAATAGAGTCATGCCTGAAGTTCCCAACGACCTTATCGAAACAAACAGAAAAATAGATCCAACAAAAAAACCAAATAGAGAACTTAACGACAAAGACAAACAGGAGCTGGAAAAGGAACAAATTGAGGAATCTGAAGAGCAACAAAACTAA
- a CDS encoding PhoH family protein, which yields MDKIYVLDTNVLLQDPHSIFSFGNNEVVIPAVVLEEVDSKKRYMDEVGRNARQVSKLVDSFRLSGKLHEKILLENGGVLRIELNHRSFQQLQDIFVEKTNDNRILAVAKNLSIEEQNKENGRLVILVSKDALVRVKADVLGLNAEDFLSDRVVDIGHIYSGFTDLFASTEDFQQFYNKGDLTLAEYSSNQFYPNQFIIMKDSSGGSASAVGMINEKEQKISKMVFLQEHVWGIKPRNVQQMMALELLLREDISLVTLIGKAGTGKTLLTLAAGLLQTEDLCIYKKLLVARPIVPVGKDIGFLPGEKQEKLRPWMQPIYDNLEYLFNTKKPGELDAILAGLGSIEVEALTYIRGRSIPEQFIIIDEAQNLTKHEIKTILTRVGEGSKIVLMGDPEQIDHPYLDEYNNGLTYVVEKFKNERIAGHVKLIKGERSKIAQLAADIL from the coding sequence TTGGATAAGATCTACGTGTTAGATACAAATGTTTTACTTCAAGACCCACATTCAATTTTTTCATTTGGAAATAATGAAGTTGTCATCCCAGCAGTTGTTTTAGAAGAAGTTGATTCAAAAAAACGCTATATGGATGAAGTTGGGAGAAATGCAAGACAAGTATCTAAGTTAGTGGATAGCTTTCGATTAAGTGGGAAACTACATGAAAAGATTTTATTAGAGAATGGTGGTGTTCTTAGAATTGAATTGAATCACCGTTCTTTTCAGCAACTACAAGATATTTTTGTCGAAAAAACAAATGATAATCGCATATTGGCAGTTGCCAAAAATTTATCAATTGAGGAACAAAACAAAGAAAATGGCAGGTTAGTCATCCTAGTTAGTAAAGATGCTTTAGTTAGAGTAAAAGCGGATGTGTTGGGGTTAAATGCGGAAGACTTTTTAAGTGATAGAGTAGTTGATATCGGTCATATTTACTCAGGCTTTACTGATTTATTTGCAAGCACCGAGGATTTTCAACAGTTTTATAATAAAGGTGATCTAACATTAGCTGAATATAGTAGTAATCAATTCTACCCAAACCAATTTATTATTATGAAGGACTCATCTGGTGGATCAGCATCTGCAGTTGGGATGATTAATGAGAAAGAGCAAAAAATTAGCAAAATGGTATTTTTACAAGAACATGTCTGGGGGATTAAGCCTCGTAATGTTCAGCAGATGATGGCTTTAGAATTATTGCTAAGAGAAGATATATCACTCGTTACATTAATTGGAAAAGCGGGGACAGGTAAGACGTTACTTACGTTAGCAGCGGGACTTTTACAAACAGAGGATTTATGTATATATAAAAAATTATTAGTTGCAAGACCAATTGTACCTGTTGGCAAAGATATTGGTTTTCTACCTGGGGAAAAACAAGAGAAACTGCGACCGTGGATGCAGCCCATATATGATAATTTAGAATACTTATTTAATACAAAGAAACCTGGTGAATTAGATGCGATTCTTGCAGGGTTAGGATCAATTGAAGTGGAAGCACTAACTTATATACGTGGAAGAAGTATACCAGAACAGTTCATCATTATTGATGAAGCTCAAAATTTAACGAAGCATGAAATTAAAACAATTTTAACAAGAGTAGGAGAAGGAAGTAAGATTGTACTTATGGGCGATCCTGAGCAAATAGATCATCCTTATTTGGATGAATACAATAATGGCTTAACTTATGTCGTAGAAAAGTTTAAAAATGAAAGAATTGCAGGGCATGTGAAACTTATAAAAGGAGAACGTTCAAAAATAGCGCAATTAGCAGCTGATATATTATGA
- a CDS encoding peptidyl-prolyl cis-trans isomerase, with the protein MIEGNVAFNITLDPAVWIFDDRRIDLKSFFTSNKEADKSESNVTNVSKQWEREIREGAISPPTLQTEKKFDKEKVLTGSFGILLKHFLENAEPLQNATSLNIVTHTETITISLSQAEDAILAFSNNGEPLKDNGPIHIYFADGSNEEKPITHIRKFIVK; encoded by the coding sequence ATGATAGAAGGCAATGTAGCATTTAACATCACACTTGATCCCGCAGTATGGATATTTGATGACAGACGAATAGATTTAAAATCATTCTTTACTTCAAATAAAGAGGCAGATAAGTCAGAAAGTAATGTAACAAATGTCTCAAAACAATGGGAACGTGAAATCCGCGAAGGGGCAATTTCACCACCTACATTACAAACGGAAAAAAAATTTGACAAGGAAAAAGTTTTAACTGGTTCATTCGGTATTTTACTAAAACATTTTTTAGAAAATGCTGAGCCGCTACAAAATGCTACATCATTGAATATAGTTACTCACACAGAAACAATTACAATCTCACTCTCACAAGCTGAAGATGCTATTTTAGCTTTTTCCAACAACGGAGAGCCTTTAAAAGATAATGGACCAATACATATATATTTTGCTGATGGGTCTAACGAGGAAAAGCCGATCACACATATAAGAAAGTTTATTGTTAAATAA
- the glsA gene encoding glutaminase A, translating into MACKSASELERTVNAARECIQYGNVAAYIPALAKANKEDLAIALYYPDGTCNSAGDVNKRFTLQSISKVISLALALMEHGENYVFSKVGMEPTGDPFHSIAKLETTVPSKPLNPMINAGALAVTNMISGSTASEQINNFISFVRKLTGDDHISFSSEVADSEFHTAYLNRSLGYYMKEHGIINGDIEQLLDVYTKQCAININCTELAKIALVFAFDGTNPCTGERIIPARIARICKTFMVTCGMYNASGEFAIKIGLPAKSGVSGGILAVLPNKFGIGIYGPSLDDKGNSIAGLKMLEILSSTFKLSIF; encoded by the coding sequence ATGGCTTGTAAATCCGCTAGTGAATTAGAGCGAACTGTTAATGCAGCTAGAGAATGTATACAGTATGGAAATGTTGCAGCATACATACCTGCGTTAGCTAAAGCTAATAAAGAAGATTTAGCTATAGCTCTATATTATCCTGATGGTACGTGCAATTCTGCTGGAGATGTGAATAAAAGGTTTACATTGCAAAGTATATCAAAGGTTATTAGTTTAGCTTTAGCCTTAATGGAGCATGGAGAAAACTATGTTTTTTCTAAAGTGGGGATGGAGCCAACTGGTGATCCCTTTCATTCAATTGCTAAGCTAGAAACAACAGTTCCTTCCAAGCCTTTAAATCCAATGATTAATGCAGGTGCTTTAGCCGTAACTAACATGATTAGTGGTAGCACAGCAAGTGAACAAATTAATAATTTTATATCATTTGTCCGTAAGCTTACAGGTGATGATCATATCTCCTTTTCATCTGAGGTTGCAGATTCAGAGTTTCATACAGCATATCTTAATCGGTCTTTAGGTTACTATATGAAAGAACATGGGATCATTAATGGAGATATTGAACAGTTATTGGATGTATACACTAAACAATGTGCAATAAATATTAATTGTACTGAATTAGCGAAAATAGCATTAGTTTTTGCGTTTGATGGCACCAATCCATGCACCGGAGAGAGAATCATTCCTGCACGCATAGCGAGAATATGTAAAACTTTTATGGTTACTTGTGGAATGTATAATGCATCTGGAGAGTTTGCAATCAAAATAGGCTTACCTGCGAAGAGTGGGGTTTCTGGAGGAATTCTTGCAGTATTACCGAATAAATTTGGAATTGGTATCTATGGACCATCTTTAGATGATAAAGGTAATAGCATTGCTGGACTAAAGATGCTAGAAATACTTTCCTCAACATTCAAGTTAAGTATATTTTAG
- a CDS encoding YlaN family protein produces the protein MTAEIATNEREKAYSLLKADAAKILKLIKVQMDNLTMPQCPLYEEVLDTQMFGLSREIDFAVRLRLIEEQQGKELLDQLEKELSSLHEASTKK, from the coding sequence TTGACGGCTGAAATTGCAACAAATGAACGTGAAAAAGCATACAGTCTCTTAAAAGCTGATGCTGCAAAAATATTGAAGTTAATAAAAGTTCAAATGGATAACTTAACGATGCCGCAGTGTCCATTATATGAAGAAGTACTAGATACGCAAATGTTTGGGTTATCTAGAGAAATAGATTTTGCAGTAAGATTAAGGCTTATAGAAGAACAACAGGGTAAAGAGTTGCTGGATCAATTAGAGAAGGAGCTTTCTTCCCTACACGAAGCATCGACGAAAAAATAA
- a CDS encoding FtsW/RodA/SpoVE family cell cycle protein, with the protein MIKKMFKSYDYSIVVAVLLLSVFGLLMIYSSSTVISVTRYDEYTGGQSDFFFQQQKKWLIIGLIAFLSTMIFPYKAYASKKILQGIVLGIIALLIFVFFLGHTAGNAQSWIKLGIIRLQPSEFAKMAVIIYLAAAYSKKQSYINQFDRAVLPPIIFVGFICILVVLQPDIGTATIIAMIATTIIMSSGMGIKNLIKLGMLALAGLILITPIFVIFSNQIFTEKRLGRLYGYLDPFANEDIVGGGYQLVNSYIAIGSGGLNGLGLGESIQKFGYLPESHTDFIMAIIAEELGMFGVTFVLFLLLFIILKGFLIARKSNDPFGSLLAIGISSMIGIQTFINLGGVTGLIPITGVPLPFISYGGSSFLLLMISMGILVNISMFVNRQLEKSKEMNEQPIKHQQTFRKPISY; encoded by the coding sequence ATGATAAAAAAAATGTTCAAATCATATGATTATTCAATTGTAGTTGCTGTGTTGCTATTGAGTGTCTTTGGATTATTGATGATATATAGTTCCAGTACTGTTATATCGGTAACAAGGTATGATGAATATACCGGTGGGCAAAGTGACTTTTTTTTTCAGCAACAAAAGAAATGGCTAATAATTGGCTTAATAGCATTTCTATCCACCATGATCTTTCCATATAAAGCCTATGCATCAAAAAAGATTCTTCAAGGTATTGTGTTAGGTATTATTGCCTTGTTAATATTTGTATTCTTTTTGGGTCACACAGCTGGTAATGCCCAAAGTTGGATAAAGCTAGGTATTATTCGATTACAACCATCAGAGTTTGCTAAGATGGCTGTCATTATATATCTAGCTGCAGCATATTCAAAAAAGCAATCATACATAAATCAATTTGATAGGGCAGTGTTGCCACCCATAATTTTTGTGGGATTTATTTGTATTTTGGTTGTTCTTCAGCCTGATATTGGGACAGCTACTATAATTGCTATGATTGCGACCACAATAATTATGTCATCTGGTATGGGGATAAAAAATTTAATTAAACTAGGTATGTTAGCTCTAGCGGGCTTAATTTTAATTACACCTATATTCGTTATTTTCTCGAATCAGATTTTCACAGAAAAAAGGCTGGGGCGACTTTATGGTTATTTAGATCCGTTTGCAAATGAGGATATAGTTGGTGGTGGCTACCAGCTAGTTAATTCGTACATAGCTATAGGGTCCGGAGGTTTAAATGGTTTAGGCCTTGGAGAAAGTATTCAGAAGTTTGGTTATTTACCTGAATCTCATACAGACTTTATTATGGCTATTATCGCAGAAGAGTTAGGAATGTTTGGAGTTACCTTTGTGTTATTTTTATTATTGTTTATTATCCTAAAGGGATTTCTTATTGCTCGAAAAAGCAACGATCCGTTTGGCAGTTTACTTGCTATTGGCATTTCGTCAATGATAGGTATTCAAACCTTCATTAACTTAGGCGGGGTAACTGGCTTAATTCCGATTACAGGTGTTCCACTACCTTTTATTAGTTACGGTGGGTCATCATTTTTATTATTAATGATTTCAATGGGAATTCTAGTTAATATATCGATGTTTGTTAATCGTCAATTGGAAAAATCAAAAGAAATGAATGAGCAACCAATTAAGCACCAACAAACTTTCCGAAAACCAATTTCATATTAA
- the pyc gene encoding pyruvate carboxylase, with product MKTNRRIKKLLVANRGEIAIRVFRACTELNIRTVAIYSKEDTGSFHRYKADEAYLVGEGKKPIDAYLDIENIIEIAKTNNIDAIHPGYGFLSENINFARRCEEEGIIFVGPQSKHLDMFGDKVKAREQAVLADIPVIPGSDGPVNSVEDVELFGETHGYPIIIKASLGGGGRGMRIVRSEAGVKESYDRAKSEAKAAFGNDEVYVEKLIELPKHIEVQILGDHEGNIVHLFERDCSVQRRHQKVVEIAPSISLSEKLRDDICQAAVKLMKNVDYINAGTVEFLVSGGEFYFIEVNPRVQVEHTITEMITGIDIVQSQILIAGGQGLHSDKVGIPSQEQIITHGFAIQSRVTTEDPLNNFMPDTGKIMAYRSGGGFGVRLDAGNGFQGAVITPHYDSLLVKLSTWALTFEQAAAKMVRNLREFRIRGIKTNIPFLENVVKHQKFLTGEYDTSFIDTSPELFVFPKRKDRGTKMLSYIGTVTVNGFPGVEKRKKPVFDKPLIPKLKNSEPMPSGTKQILNDFGADGLVHWIQEQKQVLLTDTTFRDAHQSLLATRFRTNDLKQVAEPTARLIPDLFSMEMWGGATFDVAYRFLKEDPWERLLTLREKVPNVLFQMLLRASNAVGYKNYPDNVIREFVEKSSHAGIDVFRIFDSLNWVEGMRLAIDSVRQNGKIAEAAICYTGDITDPTRTKYDLTYYKNLAKELEQSGAHILGIKDMAGLLKPQAAYELISSLKETIDIPIHLHTHDTSGNGILMYSKAIDAGVDIVDVAMGSMAGLTSQPSASTLYYALEGSDRMPTADINGLEQLSQYWEGVRNYYQDFESGMKAPHSEVYVHEMPGGQYSNLQQQAKAVGLGERWEEVKRMYRRVNDMFGDIVKVTPSSKVVGDMALYMVQNNLSEEDVYERGETLDFPDSVVELFSGSLGQPYGGFPKELQRLILKGREPITDRPGEHIESVDFFAIKEQLFHTLNRQVTDFDAIAYALYPKVFMDYIKTGEQFGNVSKLDTPTFLYGMRLGEEIEVEIEQGKTLIVKLVSIGQPQADGTRIVYFELNGQPREVIIKDENVKSTVATKSKMDKNNPNHLGASMPGTVLKVLVEKGEKVNKGDHLLITEAMKMETTVQAPFAGTVTAIHVSSGEAIQTEDLLIELSQ from the coding sequence ATGAAAACAAATCGTCGCATCAAGAAACTACTAGTAGCAAATCGTGGAGAAATTGCGATCCGTGTATTTAGAGCTTGTACAGAACTAAACATTCGTACTGTAGCCATTTATTCAAAGGAAGATACTGGATCATTTCATCGATATAAAGCAGATGAAGCTTATCTTGTAGGTGAAGGAAAAAAACCAATTGACGCATATCTGGATATAGAAAACATTATTGAAATTGCAAAAACTAACAATATTGACGCAATTCACCCTGGATATGGATTTTTGTCTGAGAATATTAATTTTGCTAGGCGATGTGAGGAAGAAGGGATTATATTTGTCGGGCCTCAATCGAAGCACTTAGATATGTTTGGAGACAAGGTAAAAGCAAGAGAGCAAGCTGTTTTAGCTGATATTCCTGTTATCCCAGGTAGTGATGGTCCAGTTAATAGTGTTGAAGATGTGGAGTTATTTGGTGAAACCCATGGTTATCCAATTATCATTAAGGCTTCTTTAGGTGGTGGTGGACGTGGGATGAGAATTGTTCGCAGTGAAGCAGGAGTCAAAGAATCTTACGACCGTGCGAAATCTGAAGCGAAGGCTGCTTTTGGTAATGATGAAGTATACGTAGAAAAACTGATAGAACTTCCAAAGCATATTGAAGTACAAATACTAGGGGATCATGAGGGTAATATTGTTCATTTGTTCGAACGGGATTGTTCTGTACAGCGTCGCCATCAAAAGGTTGTAGAAATTGCACCTAGTATTAGTTTGTCAGAAAAGCTAAGAGATGATATTTGTCAGGCCGCTGTAAAACTAATGAAGAATGTTGATTATATAAATGCTGGTACAGTTGAATTTCTAGTGTCGGGAGGAGAGTTCTATTTTATTGAAGTCAATCCTAGAGTGCAGGTTGAACATACAATAACTGAGATGATAACAGGTATTGATATTGTCCAATCGCAAATTCTTATAGCTGGGGGACAAGGGCTTCATAGTGATAAAGTAGGGATTCCTAGTCAAGAGCAAATTATTACTCATGGCTTTGCAATCCAATCTCGTGTTACAACGGAAGATCCATTAAATAACTTCATGCCAGATACAGGTAAGATTATGGCATATCGATCTGGCGGAGGATTTGGAGTGCGCCTAGATGCGGGTAATGGATTTCAAGGGGCGGTTATTACACCCCATTACGATTCACTCTTAGTCAAGCTATCAACGTGGGCTTTAACTTTTGAACAAGCTGCTGCAAAAATGGTTCGAAATTTAAGAGAATTTCGAATACGTGGTATAAAAACAAATATACCATTTTTAGAAAACGTAGTTAAACACCAAAAATTCCTGACAGGTGAATATGACACTTCATTTATAGATACGTCACCAGAATTATTTGTATTTCCGAAGCGAAAAGATAGAGGAACTAAAATGCTTTCATATATTGGCACGGTGACTGTCAATGGTTTCCCAGGAGTAGAAAAAAGAAAGAAGCCAGTATTTGATAAACCTCTAATTCCTAAATTAAAGAACTCAGAACCAATGCCATCAGGTACAAAGCAAATTCTTAATGATTTTGGTGCTGACGGACTTGTTCATTGGATTCAAGAGCAAAAGCAAGTGTTACTCACAGATACCACTTTCCGTGATGCTCATCAATCTTTATTAGCAACAAGATTCCGTACAAATGATTTAAAGCAAGTTGCTGAACCAACGGCTCGCTTAATTCCTGATTTATTTTCAATGGAGATGTGGGGAGGAGCGACATTTGATGTGGCGTATCGGTTCTTGAAAGAAGATCCGTGGGAACGTTTATTAACATTAAGAGAAAAAGTACCGAATGTACTATTTCAGATGCTACTCCGAGCATCAAATGCAGTTGGTTACAAAAATTATCCAGATAATGTAATACGTGAATTCGTAGAGAAGTCATCTCATGCAGGAATTGATGTTTTTAGAATATTTGATAGTCTAAACTGGGTAGAAGGAATGAGGCTTGCGATTGACTCAGTTCGTCAAAACGGCAAGATCGCCGAAGCAGCAATTTGCTATACAGGTGATATTACTGATCCAACTCGTACAAAGTATGATTTAACATATTATAAAAACCTTGCTAAAGAGTTAGAGCAATCAGGTGCACATATATTAGGCATTAAAGATATGGCAGGATTGTTAAAACCTCAGGCAGCCTATGAACTAATTTCATCCCTGAAAGAAACAATTGATATTCCTATCCATTTACATACGCATGATACGAGTGGTAATGGAATTTTGATGTATTCAAAAGCAATAGATGCTGGGGTTGACATTGTAGATGTAGCTATGGGCTCAATGGCAGGATTAACGAGTCAACCTAGTGCAAGTACGCTATATTATGCATTAGAAGGATCTGACAGAATGCCAACAGCAGACATCAATGGTTTAGAACAGTTGTCTCAATATTGGGAAGGTGTCCGAAATTATTACCAAGATTTTGAAAGTGGGATGAAAGCTCCACATTCAGAAGTATATGTTCATGAAATGCCAGGTGGTCAATATAGTAATTTACAACAACAAGCTAAAGCTGTGGGACTTGGAGAAAGATGGGAAGAAGTCAAACGTATGTATCGAAGAGTAAATGATATGTTTGGTGATATTGTTAAAGTTACCCCATCTTCTAAAGTTGTTGGTGATATGGCGCTGTATATGGTGCAAAATAACTTATCTGAAGAAGATGTATATGAACGAGGAGAAACGTTAGATTTCCCTGATTCTGTAGTTGAGTTGTTTTCTGGGTCATTAGGTCAGCCTTATGGTGGATTTCCGAAAGAATTACAACGCTTAATTCTAAAAGGACGTGAACCAATAACTGATAGACCGGGTGAACATATTGAGTCAGTTGATTTTTTTGCGATAAAAGAACAGCTATTCCATACATTAAATAGGCAAGTAACTGATTTTGACGCCATCGCATATGCATTATATCCAAAAGTGTTTATGGATTACATTAAAACAGGAGAACAGTTTGGCAATGTCTCAAAACTAGATACTCCAACATTTTTATACGGTATGCGCCTTGGCGAAGAAATTGAGGTAGAGATAGAACAAGGTAAAACTTTAATTGTCAAATTAGTTTCCATCGGACAGCCACAAGCTGACGGAACTCGTATCGTTTATTTCGAGTTAAATGGTCAACCACGTGAGGTAATTATCAAAGATGAAAATGTAAAATCTACGGTTGCTACTAAATCAAAAATGGATAAAAACAATCCGAATCACCTCGGAGCCTCTATGCCTGGTACTGTTTTAAAAGTGTTAGTTGAAAAAGGGGAGAAAGTCAATAAAGGTGACCATTTATTGATCACTGAAGCTATGAAGATGGAAACAACTGTACAAGCACCGTTTGCTGGTACAGTAACGGCTATACATGTATCATCTGGTGAAGCAATTCAAACAGAAGATTTATTAATTGAACTATCACAATAG
- a CDS encoding heme A synthase yields the protein MNKRLKLFAVLTTIGMLFILIGGALVTKTDSGMGCGKSWPLCEGEVIPSNISPEKVIELSHRVVSGTVGIMVLILSIWSWRTIGHIRETKPLAIISFVFLLMQALIGAAAVMWGQSSFVLALHFGISLISFASVLLLTLLIFEVDKKFDAEKIVIASKMKWHIYAVTIYSYLVVYSGALVRHKSASLVCKDWPLCNNNNAWGLPTTSHEWIQMGHRFAAGIIFIWIIFITMRALKHHKHQRVITWGWVIACTLVILQVITGAIIIFSKLNLIVALLHALFISCLFGVLSYLVLLASRSTRNEKLQVKD from the coding sequence GTGAACAAAAGATTAAAATTATTTGCGGTCTTAACGACCATCGGTATGCTCTTTATATTAATAGGAGGTGCCCTTGTAACAAAAACAGATTCAGGTATGGGGTGCGGAAAATCATGGCCTTTATGTGAAGGCGAAGTAATCCCTAGTAATATTTCACCTGAAAAAGTCATCGAATTAAGTCATCGTGTCGTCTCAGGCACAGTAGGAATAATGGTTCTAATCCTCTCTATTTGGTCATGGAGAACGATTGGGCATATAAGAGAAACGAAGCCTTTAGCTATTATTTCATTTGTATTCTTATTAATGCAAGCTTTAATTGGTGCAGCTGCTGTCATGTGGGGACAATCATCATTTGTATTAGCCTTACACTTCGGTATATCATTAATTTCTTTTGCTTCGGTTCTATTGTTAACATTGCTCATCTTTGAAGTTGATAAAAAGTTTGATGCTGAAAAAATAGTCATCGCATCTAAAATGAAATGGCATATATATGCAGTAACGATTTATAGTTATTTAGTAGTATATTCTGGAGCATTAGTCCGACATAAAAGCGCAAGCCTAGTCTGTAAAGATTGGCCATTGTGCAATAATAATAATGCCTGGGGGTTGCCTACGACGAGCCATGAATGGATACAAATGGGCCACAGGTTTGCAGCAGGAATAATCTTCATTTGGATTATCTTTATTACAATGAGGGCATTAAAACATCATAAACACCAACGAGTTATTACATGGGGATGGGTTATCGCTTGCACACTCGTAATATTACAAGTTATCACTGGTGCCATCATCATATTTAGTAAATTAAATTTGATAGTTGCATTATTACATGCATTATTTATCTCATGTTTATTCGGTGTATTAAGTTATTTAGTTTTATTAGCATCTAGAAGTACCAGGAATGAGAAGCTACAAGTAAAAGATTAA